agagtcatttgcatgatcaaaatatttcatgaaggtatgaggtctccaaactcttgtatTCGGTATTCGATAACATATAATGAGTTTCCTTCTTCTCAAACAGAATTGATTCCAACATAGCAAGACAACAAAGAACACAAACACTGAAGTAGTTTGAAAAGTATGTTTAATGAGTGTTATTCCAGCATCACATCTGTTGTATGAACTTGTcacataattgtttaatttgtagCCGCCATGCAATGAAGATGATGGATGCAGAGACACAAAAATGGACGCAGTGCTGTTAAAAGACCTATAAGGGCACAAAGTGTttgagcaaggagctttcatcactAAATGAATGCTTCTTGGTTTGAGAACATGTAAACATCCTTTGGAGGATGGAAGAAAGTTCTTACATTACAAAACTTGAGGCACAAACATGATAACACCGTGCAACAATTCATTCCTTCTAAAAACTGAAACATACAATTCTATcataaattaaaacaaaattacaacacACTTCCTAGAAATCCTAGAAAAACAAGTGCATGCAAATACAAAACTCATTTTGATATAACACATAAATGATAATTAATGNNNNNNNNNNNNNNNNNNNNNNNNNNNNNNNNNNNNNNNNNNNNNNNNNNNNNNNNNNNNNNNNNNNNNNNNNNNNNNNNNNNNNNNNNNNNNNNNNNNNNNNNNNNNNNNNNNNNNNNNNNNNNNNNNNNNNNNNNNNNNNNNNNNNNNNNNNNNNNNNNNNNNNNNNNNNNNNNNNNNNNNNNNNNNNNNNNNNNNNNNNNNNNNNNNNNNNNNNNNNNNNNNNNNNNNNNNNNNNNNNNNNNNNNNNNNNNNNNNNNNNNNNNNNNNNNNNNNNNNNNNNNNNNNNNNNNNNNNNNNNNNNNNNNNNNNNNNNNNNNNNNNNNNNNNNNNNNNNNNNNNNNNNNNNNNNNNNNNNNNNNNNNNNNNNNNNNNNNNNNNNNNNNNNNNNNNNNNNNNNNNNNNNNNNNNNNNNNNNNNNNNNNNNNNNNNNNNNNNNNNNNNNNNNNNNNNNNNNNNNNNNNNNNNNNNNNNNNNNNNNNNNNNNNNNNNNNNNNNNNNNNNNNNNNNNNNNNNNNNNNNNNNNNNNNNNNNNNNNNNNNNNNNNNNNNNNNNNNNNNNNNNNNNNNNNNNNNNNNNNNNNNNNNNNNNNNNNNNNNNNNNNNNNNNNNNNNNNNNNNNNNNNNNNNNNNNNNNNNNNNNNNNNNNNNNNNNNNNNNNNNNNNNNNNNNNNNNNNNNNNNNNNNNNNNNNNNNNNNNNNNNNNNNNNNNNNNNNNNNNNNNNNNNNNNNNNNNNNNNNNNNNNNNNNNNNNNNNNNNNNNNNNNNNNNNNNNNNNNNNNNNNNNNNNNNNNNNNNNNNNNNNNNNNNNNNNNNNNNNNNNNNNNNNNNNNNNNNNNNNNNNNNNNNNNNNNNNNNNNNNNNNNNNNNNNNNNNNNNNNNNNNNNNNNNNNNNNNNNNNNNNNNNNNNNNNNNNNNNNNNNNNNNNNNNNNNNNNNNNNNNNNNNNNNNNNNNNNNNNNNNNNNNNNNNNNNNNNNNNNNNNNNNNNNNNNNNNNNNNNNNNNNNNNNNNNNNNNNNNNNNNNNNNNNNNNNNNNNNNNNNNNNNNNNNNNNNNNNNNNNNNNNNNNNNNNNNNNNNNNNNNNNNNNNNNNNNNNNNNNNNNNNNNNNNNNNNNNNNNNNNNNNNNNNNNNNNNNNNNNNNNNNNNNNNNNNNNNNNNNNNNNNNNNNNNNNNNNNNNNNNNNNNNNNNNNNNNNNNNNNNNNNNNNNNNNNNNNNNNNNNNNNNNNNNNNNNNNNNNNNNNNNNNNNNNNNNNNNNNNNNNNNNNNNNNNNNNNNNNNNNNNNNNNNNNNNNNNNNNNNNNNNNNNNNNNNNNNNNNNNNNNNNNNNNNNNNNNNNNNNNNNNNNNNNNNNNNNNNNNNNNNNNNNNNNNNNNNNNNNNNNNNNNNNNNNNNNNNNNNNNNNNNNNNNNNNNNNNNNNNNNNNNNNNNNNNNNNNNNNNNNNNNNNNNNNNNNNNNNNNNNNNNNNNNNNNNNNNNNNNNNNNNNNNNNNNNNNNNNNNNNNNNNNNNNNNNNNNNNNNNNNNNNNNNNNNNNNNNNNNNNNNNNNNNNNNNNNNNNNNNNNNNNNNNNNNNNNNNNNNNNNNNNNNNNNNNNNNNNNNNNNNNNNNNNNNNNNNNNNNNNNNNNNNNNNNNNNNNNNNNNNNNNNNNNNNNNNNNNNNNNNNNNNNNNNNNNNNNNNNNNNNNNNNNNNNNNNNNNNNNNNNNNNNNNNNNNNNNNNNNNNNNNNNNNNNNNNNNNNNNNNNNNNNNNNNNNNNNNNNNNNNNNNNNNNNNNNNNNNNNNNNNNNNNNNNNNNNNNNNNNNNNNNNNNNNNNNNNNNNNNNNNNNNNNNNNNNNNNNNNNNNNNNNNNNNNNNNNNNNNNNNNNNNNNNNNNNNNNNNNNNNNNNNNNNNNNNNNNNNNNNNNNNNNNNNNNNNNNNNNNNNNNNNNNNNNNNNNNNNNNNNNNNNNNNNNNNNNNNNNNNNNNNNNNNNNNNNNNNNNNNNNNNNNNNNNNNNNNNNNNNNNNNNNNNNNNNNNNNNNNNNNNNNNNNNNNNNNNNNNNNNNNNNNNNNNNNNNNNNNNNNNNNNNNNNNNNNNNNNNNNNNNNNNNNNNNNNNNNNNNNNNNNNNNNNNNNNNNNNNNNNNNNNNNNNNNNNNNNNNNNNNNNNNNNNNNNNNNNNNNNNNNNNNNNNNNNNNNNNNNNNNNNNNNNNNNNNNNNNNNNNNNNNNNNNNNNNNNNNNNNNNNNNNNNNNNNNNNNNNNNNNNNNNNNNNNNNNNNNNNNNNNNNNNNNNNNNNNNNNNNNNNNNNNNNNNNNNNNNNNNNNNNNNNNNNNNNNNNNNNNNNNNNNNNNNNNNNNNNNNNNNNNNNNNNNNNNNNNNNNNNNNNNNNNNNNNNNNNNNNNNNNNNNNNNNNNNNNNNNNNNNNNNNNNNNNNNNNNNNGAATGAGTCAGCGGTGGGGACCCTATCAAATGCTTTAGCAAAATCCATATAATGCATAAGCACAAGATCAGTTTGTGTACCGTTGCTTCTGTTTGCTGCTAGGTCGTCTACAAGGGAGAGAAGTTGTGTTTCACAAGATCTCCCTTGTCTGAACCCATGTTTCATATCGTACAGGATACCATTAGTGTCTAGGTGACTCATCATGGTACTAGCGATGATATGCTCCATGAGTTTACAGCAAATTGATGTTAGCGATATTGGTCTGTAGTTTTCGACTTTGTACCTGTCCCCTTTCTTGTATATTGGAGATATGTTTGCCTCTTTCCAGGATTCAGGTATTGTACCAGAGTCAAGGCTTTTCTGAAATATGACCTGTAAGATGGGGCTTATGACATCGCTGAGTTCTTTAAGCACATATGCATGCACCTGGTCTGGTCCAGACGCCTTGTGGGGATGTAAGTTTTGcaacacggcggtcggttgctagggtattctttcccgttgctatgcgagttcgacagagtatcgggttacaagaggccgaCTATTtactaaccgtaaaatatttcaaaataaacaaaatgttattacaaggaaaatgtattcaaaataagattaaattcgcaattttagatagtttgaatcttcccaTTTTaattgagatagttgttttgtttcgattttgcttccaaataccatgatttcctgtttcaaggaaggccttcaatttgaccatactcttgataagatgggccgcaagtgcaatggcaaattctcgatttttatatttttcgtcatctgagaggtaaataaaactttttgtttttgggattttttaatttttaatcttaagcaaagttacagtcaaaaatatgcgtaaaaatgacatttttcgcacttaattacaaataattcaaaatcgaaggcattttttacaaatcccaaaaacagaaatctcgggaaaatcgttgcggtcattttgagccgtcaatgagttaatttGGGCTCTTCTTGGtcgcgatcttaaacgatgtttgcacgcatgtcatgccgcacggagagcgggagggtgtaattgataccggtgtaaacaacacttatgatattcaaggtcaacaacacaaacgtcagtagctttgttacatgttacatgtcccaaacaaagtgatagcatggatgtactgtccagaaaattgtttatattggtgaaaAACTATCTTTTCTGGCTAATTCAATGCGGTTTGGCAAAAAAGGCTAGCCAGCAGTGTTTTACCGGCaacgaccgcagatgaccccaaatagaacacgggttcggttcgaattacgtcagatggaacattgTGGAAgcaggttcgaattcggctagacatgggagatttggagcccgtatttgaccaccgtgcaATGATTTATGTACTCCACTTTCTTCTATGGTGATGTCTGGCATAGAGCGGTGTGGGCTAGGTCCCATGTCAGGTGAGGGATCGTCTGTTGGTTCACATGTGAAGACAGACTGGAATTGTTGGCTGAGGAGGTTTGCCTTAGCTTTGCTATCAGACACTAAGATTCCGCCACTCTAATATGGTCAACGCCAACTCTCTCGGACTTCATGCTTTTGAGAAAGCCCCAGAATTTCTTAGTTCCTAACTTGGCAGAAGACTTACCTTCTTGTGAATCATTTTCATCAATATCGAGTACAACTGATTCGATATAACTCCAATAACATTCTTTCATTCTCTTCTTGATATCTTTCTTAAACTGCTTTAACTTGTCTTTCCTTTCGGGAGTGTTTTGACCTATTGTCTTCCTGTAGTAGCGGTCCCGTTTCCTCATCAGACGCTTAAGATCAGGAGTGATGTATGGGAGATGTTTTTTGCCTTTTGTTGTTTTAGAGAGAACGTACTTGTCCACACAGCTGGTTAGTTTAGATGTAAACATATTATACAgttcatctacatttgtatcattatttacGTGCTCTAAGAACTGGGTTTTAAAGTCGGACAAATTACTTGGCTTGAAGGCATCCTTTCGAATTTCCACACGTTTTTCCTTCTTGGAATGGTGCATGAATCTTACATCGTCCACGTCGACACACAGGCTGCCAGACTTACGGATGGCAAGGAATCCTTTCTTCAGGTGGTAAGCTATAGCACCACCTGTTAACACACATGAAAACTGCAGTCATTACAATTTGTCAAAGGACCCATTCATCAGCATATTGATAAGTTATGAAATAAAAGgttaacaaaacaatacaatgccGTACCAAGGATAAAACCTGCACCGTCTATTCCAGCGACCAGGTCTACTTCATCAGGCTGGAAGGCCTTTGTGAGGTCAGCGACACATTGTTGGAAAGCCTGCATTACACACACAGAATGCATTCTTATTCTTTCAAATATTGTGTATATCAAAATTGATTATCATGAAGATctagtacattgtaccttgaTTGAACAAATCTAATTATACACAGAGTCAGaagatatgttttgttttcaatatccattgtatttattATGACTAAGTTCCCTTGAAAGCACCTTCATGTCTGACGTGTCTCACATGACTTGACGTCTAAACTGGGTCGAACCGTCCATCAACACAGCAGAGCGGACCAGAGAAGACC
The sequence above is drawn from the Branchiostoma floridae strain S238N-H82 chromosome 4, Bfl_VNyyK, whole genome shotgun sequence genome and encodes:
- the LOC118413808 gene encoding uncharacterized protein LOC118413808, which gives rise to MYRNAEAFQQCVADLTKAFQPDEVDLVAGIDGAGFILGGAIAYHLKKGFLAIRKSGSLCVDVDDVRFMHHSKKEKRVEIRKDAFKPSNLSDFKTQFLEHVNNDTNVDELYNMFTSKLTSCVDKYVLSKTTKGKKHLPYITPDLKRLMRKRDRYYRKTIGQNTPERKDKLKQFKKDIKKRMKECYWSYIESVVLDIDENDSQEGKSSAKLGTKKFWGFLKSMKSERVGVDHIRVAES